A region of Gemmatimonadaceae bacterium DNA encodes the following proteins:
- a CDS encoding asparaginase has product MPVLRVRLPSALAGVALFVVAHLPVAAQAPAATGPKPKVLIIATGGTIAGAQQAPGTLGAYRAGSLKAEEIVASVPELSRFAEIETEQFSNVASTAITPAQWLALSKRINTVLKERKDLAGVVVTHGTDRLEETSFFLYLTVRSDKPVVVVGAQRPATGISPDGPINLLSAVRTVVTPEAVGKGVMVVMDDRILSARESRKLYQRTGGFSGGEMGMLGVVNNASVEFLFAPVRVHGAASEFDVMKVDSLPTVELTYSYPGGTGPMFAKKPDGVAVASNGMTPAESQVYAALRREGVVVASIFAYGDNMSAVGGGGDFGAPAAARPNAPRDSSTPADTVRRPAPAPPMVTVQHLTPAKARILLMVALTRTRDPREIQKLFQRY; this is encoded by the coding sequence GTGCCTGTCCTGCGTGTCCGTCTGCCGTCCGCCCTCGCGGGCGTTGCGTTGTTCGTCGTGGCGCATCTTCCCGTGGCGGCGCAGGCACCGGCCGCCACCGGCCCCAAGCCCAAGGTCCTGATCATCGCCACCGGCGGCACGATCGCCGGCGCGCAGCAGGCCCCGGGCACGTTGGGCGCGTATCGCGCCGGCAGCCTCAAGGCCGAAGAGATCGTCGCCTCGGTCCCGGAGCTCTCCCGCTTCGCCGAGATCGAGACCGAGCAGTTCTCGAACGTGGCGAGTACCGCCATCACGCCGGCGCAGTGGCTCGCGCTCTCCAAGCGGATCAACACGGTGCTCAAGGAGCGGAAGGATCTGGCCGGCGTGGTCGTCACGCACGGCACCGACCGGCTCGAAGAGACGTCGTTCTTCCTCTATCTCACCGTGCGATCGGACAAGCCGGTGGTGGTGGTGGGTGCGCAGCGGCCGGCCACCGGCATCAGCCCCGATGGGCCAATCAACCTGCTGAGCGCCGTGCGCACCGTCGTCACCCCGGAGGCGGTCGGCAAGGGCGTGATGGTCGTCATGGACGATCGCATTCTGTCGGCGCGGGAATCCCGCAAGCTCTATCAGCGCACCGGCGGCTTCAGTGGTGGCGAGATGGGGATGCTGGGCGTGGTGAACAACGCGAGCGTGGAGTTTCTCTTTGCGCCGGTGCGCGTGCACGGTGCGGCGAGTGAGTTCGATGTCATGAAGGTCGATTCACTCCCCACGGTCGAACTCACCTACTCGTATCCCGGCGGCACCGGGCCGATGTTTGCGAAGAAGCCCGACGGCGTGGCGGTAGCCAGCAATGGCATGACCCCGGCCGAGTCGCAGGTCTACGCCGCGCTGCGTCGCGAGGGGGTCGTGGTGGCGTCGATCTTCGCCTACGGCGACAACATGTCGGCGGTGGGCGGCGGCGGCGACTTCGGGGCGCCGGCCGCGGCGCGCCCGAATGCGCCGCGCGACAGCAGCACTCCTGCGGACACCGTCCGTCGCCCCGCGCCGGCCCCACCGATGGTCACGGTGCAACACCTCACCCCGGCGAAGGCGCGCATCCTGCTCATGGTGGCGCTCACGCGCACGCGCGACCCGCGCGAAATCCAGAAGCTGTTTCAGCGATACTGA
- a CDS encoding amidase: protein MSPTRRDALRQLGALCALPFVDWSRLVHEAAHGAADDPLAGTIAAYQAGRAAGSWTAASVTATALDRARAWTATLRAIDLLATTAMAEARASDARLKRGALRGPLDGVPVFAKAIYDVKGLPTTASNLEWSQLFPEPALFDAVEVARMRAAGAVVLGKTAADDFAYHGVGTSTLTGQVRNPHDRTGTRTPGGSSAGSAVSVACGIAFAALGTDDGGSNRIPAQCTGVVGMKPTFGLVPRTGVIPTWPVLDTHGPLARTVADAALLLDAIAGPDTSDGLVLKTPYTRGALRTLHPEALKGARLGLVEAHVPRAQMSLECQAIFDRAITDCVSAGAIVESCSPAVTRVTYRDQFAAAAQARGDVAPNANSPAATANALLRYFLRHGDASHPFDARDAIKRGLAAYRAYYDVLPADSDAMAVLIEQPYERDAASRSFLRSRDAVVAQLAESMAKQQLDALVYPTMPFGAWVTQAGWPDVRTALGFGNWLGLPEVSVPAGYGTDGMPAGNLSFVGLPGTDAKMLALAHAYEQASKRFVAPPRPIGQ, encoded by the coding sequence ATGAGCCCAACGCGTCGCGATGCCCTGCGCCAGCTTGGCGCACTCTGTGCGCTTCCGTTCGTGGACTGGTCGCGGCTGGTGCACGAGGCCGCGCACGGCGCCGCGGATGATCCGCTGGCCGGAACGATCGCCGCCTATCAGGCGGGCCGCGCCGCCGGCAGCTGGACCGCCGCCAGCGTCACCGCCACCGCCCTCGATCGGGCGCGCGCGTGGACGGCCACGCTGCGCGCGATCGATCTGCTGGCCACCACCGCGATGGCCGAGGCGCGCGCATCCGACGCGCGCCTCAAGCGCGGCGCGCTGCGCGGACCACTCGATGGCGTGCCCGTCTTTGCGAAGGCGATCTACGACGTGAAGGGGCTGCCGACGACCGCCTCGAACCTCGAGTGGTCGCAGCTCTTCCCCGAACCGGCGCTGTTCGATGCCGTGGAAGTCGCGCGGATGCGCGCGGCCGGTGCGGTGGTGCTGGGCAAGACGGCCGCCGATGATTTCGCGTACCACGGGGTGGGCACCAGCACGCTCACCGGGCAGGTGCGCAATCCGCACGATCGCACCGGCACGCGCACCCCCGGCGGCTCGAGCGCCGGCAGTGCCGTGAGTGTGGCCTGCGGCATCGCCTTCGCCGCGCTGGGGACCGACGACGGCGGCTCCAATCGCATCCCCGCGCAATGCACCGGCGTCGTGGGCATGAAGCCCACCTTCGGGCTGGTGCCGCGCACCGGCGTGATTCCCACGTGGCCCGTGCTCGACACGCACGGCCCGCTCGCGCGCACCGTGGCCGATGCCGCGCTGCTGCTCGATGCGATCGCCGGCCCCGACACGAGCGACGGACTCGTGCTCAAGACGCCCTACACCCGCGGCGCCCTGCGCACGCTCCACCCGGAGGCGCTCAAGGGCGCCCGCCTGGGTCTCGTGGAAGCGCATGTCCCGCGCGCCCAGATGAGCCTCGAGTGTCAGGCGATCTTCGATCGCGCCATCACCGACTGCGTGTCGGCCGGTGCCATCGTGGAATCGTGTTCACCGGCCGTGACGCGCGTGACGTATCGCGATCAGTTCGCCGCCGCCGCGCAGGCCCGTGGCGATGTCGCGCCCAACGCCAACAGCCCCGCGGCCACGGCCAATGCGCTGCTGCGCTATTTCCTGCGCCACGGCGATGCCTCGCATCCGTTCGACGCGCGCGACGCGATCAAGCGTGGCCTGGCCGCCTATCGCGCGTACTACGATGTGTTGCCCGCCGATTCCGACGCGATGGCCGTGCTCATCGAACAGCCCTACGAGCGCGATGCGGCGTCCCGTTCGTTCCTGCGTTCCCGCGACGCCGTGGTGGCGCAGCTCGCCGAGTCGATGGCCAAGCAGCAGCTCGACGCGCTGGTGTACCCCACGATGCCCTTCGGCGCCTGGGTCACGCAGGCCGGCTGGCCCGACGTGCGTACCGCGCTCGGCTTCGGCAACTGGCTCGGCCTCCCCGAAGTGAGCGTGCCCGCCGGTTACGGCACCGACGGCATGCCCGCCGGCAATCTCTCGTTCGTGGGACTCCCCGGCACCGACGCCAAGATGCTCGCCCTCGCCCACGCGTACGAGCAGGCGTCCAAACGCTTCGTGGCGCCGCCGCGGCCGATTGGGCAGTAG
- the argG gene encoding argininosuccinate synthase, with amino-acid sequence MPNILQHLPIGEKVGIAFSGGLDTSAALHWMRAKGAVPYAYTANLGQPDEANYDDIPKKAMAYGAEQARLIECRAQLVAEGLAALQCGAFHISTAGQTYFNTTPLGRAVTGTMLVAAMREDGVDIWGDGSTFKGNDIERFYRYGLLTNPNLRVYKPWLDQQFIDELGGRTEMAEYLIKSGFEYKMSVEKAYSTDSNILGATHEAKDLEFLNKGMHIVQPIMGVPFWKDEVAIAKETVTIKFVEGYPVAINGQEFGSALELFTEANVIGGRHGLGMTDQIENRIIEAKSRGIYEAPGLALLFIAYERLVTGIHNEDTIEQYRINGRKLGRLLYQGRWLDPQSLMLRESAQRWVARAVTGDVTIELRRGNDYSIMDTSSPNLTYKPERLTMEKGQEFFTPLDRIGQLTMRNLDIIDTREKLAVYAATGLLRSSEANGVPQLKSGE; translated from the coding sequence GTGCCCAACATACTTCAGCATCTCCCCATCGGCGAGAAGGTCGGCATCGCCTTCTCCGGCGGTCTCGACACCAGCGCCGCGCTCCACTGGATGCGCGCCAAGGGCGCCGTTCCGTACGCGTACACCGCGAATCTGGGACAGCCCGATGAGGCGAACTACGACGACATCCCGAAGAAGGCGATGGCGTACGGGGCCGAGCAGGCGCGGCTGATCGAATGCCGCGCGCAGCTCGTGGCCGAAGGGCTGGCCGCGCTGCAGTGCGGCGCGTTCCACATCAGCACCGCGGGCCAGACGTACTTCAACACGACCCCGTTGGGACGCGCGGTCACCGGCACAATGCTCGTGGCGGCGATGCGCGAAGACGGCGTCGATATCTGGGGCGACGGCAGCACGTTCAAGGGGAACGACATCGAGCGCTTTTACCGGTACGGGCTGCTCACGAACCCGAACCTGCGCGTGTACAAGCCGTGGCTCGACCAGCAGTTCATCGATGAGCTGGGTGGCCGCACGGAGATGGCGGAGTACCTCATCAAGAGCGGCTTCGAATACAAGATGTCGGTGGAGAAGGCTTACTCCACCGACTCGAACATCCTGGGCGCGACCCACGAAGCCAAGGATCTCGAGTTCCTGAACAAGGGCATGCACATCGTGCAGCCGATCATGGGCGTGCCGTTCTGGAAGGACGAGGTCGCGATCGCCAAGGAGACGGTCACGATCAAGTTCGTGGAAGGTTATCCGGTGGCGATCAACGGGCAGGAGTTCGGCAGTGCGCTCGAGCTCTTCACCGAAGCCAACGTGATCGGCGGTCGCCACGGCCTCGGCATGACCGACCAGATCGAGAACCGCATCATCGAAGCGAAGAGCCGCGGCATCTACGAAGCACCGGGGCTCGCGCTGCTGTTCATTGCCTACGAGCGGCTCGTGACGGGCATTCACAACGAAGACACCATCGAGCAGTACCGCATCAACGGCCGCAAGCTCGGCCGGCTGCTGTATCAGGGGCGCTGGCTCGACCCGCAGAGCCTCATGCTGCGCGAAAGCGCGCAGCGCTGGGTCGCGCGTGCGGTCACCGGCGACGTCACCATCGAGCTGCGTCGCGGCAACGACTACTCCATCATGGACACGTCGAGCCCGAACCTGACGTACAAGCCCGAGCGCCTCACGATGGAGAAGGGGCAGGAGTTCTTCACGCCGCTCGATCGCATCGGTCAGCTCACGATGCGCAACCTCGACATCATCGACACGCGCGAGAAGCTCGCGGTGTACGCGGCGACGGGGCTGCTGAGGAGTAGTGAGGCGAACGGGGTGCCGCAGTTGAAGAGTGGTGAATAG
- a CDS encoding alpha/beta hydrolase, translating to MIKRLWLPVLAAALTALAAWLYTPDLARTVVEQRYLAQPGDIRRIDGVALHVRDSGPREAPVLVLMHGLGSSLHTWEPWARALADSFRVVRFDFPGHGLSGADPDRDYRDPRTIRLVQALLDTLGITRATLVGNSMGGRIAWSFAAAHPERVERLVLIAPDGFASPGFAYEKPAEVPAVLGVMRWVLPRAMLEANMTPAYADPSRLTDALVGRYYDLMRAPGNRAALYDRMRQVTLHDPVPRLRTITAPTLLVWGTQDQMIPPANANDYLAALPHAQLTRLPGLGHVPFEESPGTALVPVRAFLRERIPTRSLTAN from the coding sequence GTGATCAAACGTCTCTGGCTTCCAGTGCTCGCGGCCGCGCTGACGGCGCTCGCCGCGTGGCTCTATACCCCCGATCTCGCTCGCACCGTCGTCGAGCAGCGCTATCTGGCGCAGCCTGGTGATATCCGCCGCATCGATGGGGTGGCACTTCATGTGCGCGACAGCGGCCCGCGTGAGGCGCCGGTGCTCGTGCTCATGCACGGCCTGGGTTCGAGCCTGCACACGTGGGAGCCGTGGGCGCGCGCGCTCGCGGATTCGTTCCGCGTCGTGCGTTTCGACTTTCCGGGCCACGGGCTGAGCGGCGCCGATCCCGATCGCGATTATCGCGACCCCCGCACGATCCGCCTGGTGCAGGCGCTGCTCGACACACTGGGGATCACGCGCGCCACGCTCGTGGGGAACTCGATGGGCGGGCGGATCGCCTGGTCCTTCGCGGCTGCGCACCCCGAGCGCGTCGAACGCCTGGTCCTGATCGCGCCCGATGGCTTCGCGAGCCCCGGCTTCGCGTACGAGAAGCCCGCCGAAGTACCGGCCGTCCTGGGCGTGATGCGCTGGGTGCTCCCGCGGGCGATGCTCGAGGCGAACATGACGCCGGCGTACGCCGATCCCTCGCGCCTCACCGATGCACTCGTGGGCCGGTACTACGACCTGATGCGGGCGCCCGGCAATCGCGCGGCGCTCTACGATCGCATGCGACAGGTGACGCTGCACGACCCCGTGCCGCGGCTGCGCACGATCACGGCGCCGACGCTGCTGGTGTGGGGCACGCAGGACCAGATGATCCCGCCGGCAAATGCCAACGACTATCTGGCGGCGCTGCCACACGCGCAGCTCACCCGACTGCCCGGGTTGGGACACGTGCCCTTCGAGGAGTCGCCGGGCACCGCGCTCGTGCCGGTGCGGGCGTTTCTGCGGGAGCGCATCCCGACGCGGTCACTCACGGCAAATTGA
- a CDS encoding VOC family protein: MPTITGTLTNRPVWFDLSTSNLDAAKALYGELFGWTFVDSGPEMGHYTMAFRNGQPAAAIAPKMPGQEQAPTVWTVYLGVSDADATAAAIVANGGSMMVPPMDVPGNGRMAIAIDRGGAAFGLWQAAGFAGARVEGEHGSMCWAEVASPEPANAAFYEAVFGLTAHKLDAPGVDYWTLHQAGVDEAVAGAMLMSGAGWEGIPAHWLAYFAVANLEEANATWTKHGGTIIRGPMPSPYGRIMIGQDAQGAVIAYMSAQ, translated from the coding sequence ATGCCCACCATCACTGGCACGCTGACGAACCGCCCCGTCTGGTTCGACCTCTCCACCAGTAACCTCGACGCCGCCAAAGCCCTCTACGGCGAGCTGTTCGGCTGGACCTTTGTCGACAGCGGCCCCGAGATGGGCCACTACACGATGGCCTTCCGCAACGGCCAACCCGCGGCAGCCATCGCCCCCAAGATGCCGGGGCAGGAGCAGGCGCCCACGGTGTGGACCGTGTATCTCGGCGTCTCGGACGCCGATGCCACCGCCGCCGCCATCGTCGCCAACGGCGGATCGATGATGGTGCCGCCGATGGATGTGCCCGGGAATGGGCGCATGGCCATCGCCATCGACCGCGGCGGCGCCGCGTTTGGTCTCTGGCAAGCAGCTGGCTTCGCCGGCGCACGCGTCGAAGGCGAACACGGGTCCATGTGCTGGGCCGAAGTCGCGTCGCCGGAGCCGGCCAACGCCGCGTTCTATGAAGCCGTGTTCGGCCTCACCGCCCACAAGCTCGACGCGCCCGGCGTGGATTACTGGACCCTGCATCAGGCCGGTGTCGACGAAGCCGTCGCCGGCGCGATGCTCATGAGCGGCGCCGGCTGGGAGGGCATCCCGGCGCATTGGCTCGCCTACTTCGCCGTGGCCAACCTCGAGGAGGCCAACGCGACGTGGACGAAGCACGGCGGCACCATCATCCGGGGCCCGATGCCGTCGCCGTACGGCAGGATCATGATCGGGCAGGATGCGCAGGGAGCAGTGATCGCGTACATGAGCGCGCAGTGA
- a CDS encoding tetratricopeptide repeat protein, giving the protein MHRVIAGMVMVGARVALAQAGGPTSSGVAPRDSTPLERGVMAAYQVERAGQTALAERRYREAIATARQQRDSAGLAAGEYRLGLLFWSHSRQDSAVAHLKAAVTLRHDQAERDPALRVEYARVLNGLGAAYYQSGLYEPAIRAYTEAQAIRRAVHDTLGLTRTLTNIGKTYQDWGQLDRARAKLREAIALASAAPTAPAALGYALNSLALVEIDAGAFDSAAAIIARSDSAYARPGALLSRADSMDAVGNSLAARGALLLRRGQHDAARVVLDSAYASAVARGSVRGQALALLQLGECARAVGNLEEADRQFTTSMRLALSVEQRVITLAAVRHLADIDEARGRTTQALAHRKRYQALRDSVFDQDAALRVAAYEAELEVAALQQTTQAQELTISRQRWAVVGTLLVLAVVTTLVTLLVRATKAERRRSADLSASNASLAQLNEELRTAMAEVRTLSGLIPICSNCKRVRDDRGYWQAVETWVSRHSEATFSHSICQSCGPVLYGSLWTSEGDAR; this is encoded by the coding sequence GTGCACCGCGTGATCGCCGGGATGGTGATGGTGGGGGCGCGGGTCGCCCTCGCGCAGGCGGGTGGACCGACGTCATCGGGCGTCGCCCCGCGTGACAGTACGCCCCTCGAACGGGGCGTCATGGCGGCGTATCAGGTCGAGCGGGCCGGTCAGACGGCGCTCGCCGAGCGGCGCTATCGCGAAGCCATCGCGACGGCACGACAGCAGCGCGATAGCGCCGGTCTGGCCGCGGGCGAGTATCGCCTCGGGCTCCTCTTCTGGAGTCACAGCCGCCAGGACAGCGCAGTCGCCCACCTGAAAGCGGCGGTGACGTTGCGCCACGACCAGGCCGAGCGCGATCCCGCGCTGCGGGTGGAGTACGCCCGCGTGCTCAATGGTCTGGGGGCCGCATACTACCAGAGCGGGCTCTACGAGCCGGCGATTCGCGCGTATACCGAGGCGCAGGCGATCCGGCGGGCCGTGCACGATACGCTGGGGCTCACCCGGACGCTCACCAACATCGGCAAGACGTATCAGGATTGGGGACAGCTCGATCGCGCGCGCGCCAAACTTCGCGAAGCGATCGCGCTGGCGAGCGCGGCCCCGACGGCACCAGCCGCGCTCGGCTACGCGCTCAACAGCCTCGCACTGGTCGAGATCGATGCCGGCGCGTTCGACAGCGCGGCGGCCATCATCGCGCGATCCGACTCGGCCTATGCGCGCCCCGGCGCCTTGCTCTCGCGCGCCGATTCGATGGATGCGGTGGGGAACTCGCTCGCTGCGCGCGGAGCACTCCTGCTGCGTCGCGGACAGCACGACGCGGCCCGCGTGGTGCTCGATTCCGCGTACGCGAGCGCGGTGGCCCGCGGGAGTGTGCGCGGGCAGGCGCTGGCGCTGCTGCAGCTGGGCGAATGCGCGCGGGCCGTGGGGAATCTTGAGGAAGCCGACCGGCAGTTCACGACCTCGATGCGTCTGGCGCTGTCGGTCGAGCAGCGCGTGATCACGCTGGCGGCCGTACGGCATCTCGCCGACATCGACGAGGCCCGCGGTCGCACCACGCAGGCGCTCGCACATCGCAAGCGCTATCAGGCCTTGCGCGACTCGGTCTTCGATCAGGACGCCGCGCTGCGCGTGGCCGCGTACGAAGCCGAACTCGAGGTGGCCGCCCTGCAGCAGACTACGCAGGCCCAGGAGCTCACGATCTCGCGGCAGCGCTGGGCCGTGGTGGGGACGCTGCTGGTGCTGGCGGTCGTCACCACGCTGGTCACGCTGCTGGTGCGCGCCACGAAGGCCGAACGCCGCCGGTCCGCGGATCTGTCGGCCTCCAACGCCAGCCTCGCGCAGCTGAACGAGGAGCTGCGCACCGCCATGGCCGAAGTCCGCACGCTCTCGGGGCTGATTCCCATCTGCTCCAACTGCAAGCGGGTCCGTGACGACCGCGGCTATTGGCAGGCGGTGGAAACCTGGGTGTCACGGCACTCCGAAGCGACGTTCAGCCACAGCATCTGCCAGAGCTGTGGCCCCGTGCTGTACGGGAGTTTGTGGACGAGTGAGGGCGACGCGCGATAG